The proteins below are encoded in one region of Desulfobulbaceae bacterium:
- a CDS encoding DUF1566 domain-containing protein, protein MKSKKILPTLFLAIIFFVHGCNSKNQQTADLQNLGNGMCYDRASGLMWQSEHSAPFTTFDAAQIYADKLTLSGHTDWRLPTRQELFDLASLFDFHRNGECAFTHEGNYWSKESDGKGTVGSWEVSATQCDYVRQYLRGKLGRVRAVRP, encoded by the coding sequence ATGAAATCGAAAAAAATTTTACCAACACTATTTCTTGCCATTATCTTCTTCGTACATGGCTGCAACAGCAAAAATCAACAAACAGCGGACCTTCAAAACCTCGGCAACGGGATGTGTTACGACAGAGCATCCGGCCTGATGTGGCAGAGTGAGCATAGCGCACCATTCACAACATTTGACGCAGCCCAAATTTATGCCGACAAGCTTACCCTTAGCGGACATACCGATTGGCGACTGCCCACACGCCAAGAATTATTCGACTTGGCCTCCCTCTTTGACTTCCACCGGAACGGAGAGTGCGCCTTTACGCACGAAGGGAATTACTGGTCCAAGGAGAGCGATGGTAAAGGAACAGTTGGTTCCTGGGAAGTTTCGGCAACCCAATGCGATTACGTCCGCCAATACCTTCGGGGAAAGCTAGGCCGGGTCAGAGCCGTCAGACCTTGA